The Sulfurospirillum deleyianum DSM 6946 nucleotide sequence TCCTATAAATGCAGTGAAAATTGGGGCAAAAGCCTTTGCTCTTTTTACGAAAAATCAACGCCAATGGGAAGGAAAATCGCTTACAAAAGAAGATATTGAGCGTTTTAAAGTTGAACTGGAAAAAGCAGAAATTCTTCCCAAACACGTCTTAGCTCACGATAGTTATTTGATTAATTTAGGGCATCCAGAAGCAGATGCACGGCAGAAGTCTTTAAACGCTTTTATTGATGAGGTGAAGCGCTGTGAGGCGTTAGGGCTTGATAAGTTGAACTTTCATCCAGGTAGTCACCTAAAGCAAATCAGCGAAGAGGCGTGTTTGGAGCTGATTAGTGCTTCGATGAACGAAGTGTTACGCAAAACCAGTGGTGTGACACTCGTTGTTGAAAATACTGCAGGACAAGGAAGCAATTTAGGTTACAAAATGGAACACCTTAGTTATCTAATGGAAAACGCTATCGATAAAGAGCGGGTGGGTGTTTGCATTGATACGTGTCATCTTTTTACCTCAGGGTATGA carries:
- the nfo gene encoding deoxyribonuclease IV, producing MKYVGAHVSASGGVFNAPINAVKIGAKAFALFTKNQRQWEGKSLTKEDIERFKVELEKAEILPKHVLAHDSYLINLGHPEADARQKSLNAFIDEVKRCEALGLDKLNFHPGSHLKQISEEACLELISASMNEVLRKTSGVTLVVENTAGQGSNLGYKMEHLSYLMENAIDKERVGVCIDTCHLFTSGYDFRTEETYGQTMHKFDTIVGFKYLKGMHLNDSKPDLGSHVDRHDSLGKGKLGLAPFKLIMNDARMDDIPLILETIDESIWAEEIALLYSLID